TATAGCATCAGAAGATATACTTGCAATAGTTGGAAGGATCATAATACTTAACACAATCATTCCTGCTATAAGGCTAAATCCAACACCACCTCCAATACTTCTAATGAAAGGAACTAAAAGTATAACTCCAACCCAACCGTATACAACAGAAGGTATTCCTACAAATAATTCTAAAGCAGGCTGAAGAACTTTTTCTCCAAGTTTTGGTGATATTAAATTCATAAACACTGCTAAAGCTATACTTATAGGAGCACTTATTATAACTGCACCAATAGATACAAATGTAGATCCAACAATAAAAATTGAAGCACCAAATTGTGGCTTCTCAGCATCGGGCTTCCAATTAGAACCAAAAATAAAATCTATTATAGAATAATGATCCTTTGTAAATATTCTTATACCTTTAGACGCAACAAAAAATATTATGGATAATGTTAAAACAACTATTAACAATCCA
This genomic window from Clostridium pasteurianum DSM 525 = ATCC 6013 contains:
- the pstC gene encoding phosphate ABC transporter permease subunit PstC; its protein translation is MNKRSILQKIKTEYLGRGFSIICGLLIVVLTLSIIFFVASKGIRIFTKDHYSIIDFIFGSNWKPDAEKPQFGASIFIVGSTFVSIGAVIISAPISIALAVFMNLISPKLGEKVLQPALELFVGIPSVVYGWVGVILLVPFIRSIGGGVGFSLIAGMIVLSIMILPTIASISSDAIKTIPKDYIEASYGLGATRWQTIYKVIIPASKNGILTGVVLGIARAFGEALAVQMVIGNTLKFADKLTSPTVTLTSILTMSISNTVDNTPWNDALWSIALILLLISFVFILLIRFIAKRSEA